The Cucumis melo cultivar AY chromosome 6, USDA_Cmelo_AY_1.0, whole genome shotgun sequence genome includes a region encoding these proteins:
- the LOC107990284 gene encoding pentatricopeptide repeat-containing protein At4g14820-like yields the protein MLHFQLISIIASLWLYCYQKLLNRMPMAPNVATWGALLKACKKHGDSEMGRRVGRKLIELQPDHDGFHVLLSNIYASKGKWDDVIEIRDMMKKLRVLKIPGCSMIEANGVIHQFLASDKTHLNMDAIEDMLVEMAMKLKLEGYTPDTNEVLLDVDEKEKESIRFRHSEKLAISSIFVSERVTLSQIQKSKKSF from the coding sequence ATGTTGCATTTCCAGTTAATCTCAATTATTGCGTCTCTTTGGCTTTATTGTTACCAAAAGCTTCTCAACCGTATGCCTATGGCACCAAATGTTGCTACTTGGGGTGCCTTACTTAAGGCTTGTAAGAAACACGGTGATAGTGAAATGGGAAGAAGGGTTGGGAGGAAGCTGATTGAGCTTCAGCCTGACCATGATGGTTTCCATGTGTTGTTATCTAACATATATGCTTCAAAAGGAAAATGGGATGATGTTATTGAGATTAGAGACATGATGAAAAAATTAAGGGTTTTGAAAATTCCTGGTTGTAGCATGATTGAAGCAAATGGAGTTATTCATCAATTTCTAGCTAGTGATAAAACACACCTTAACATGGATGCAATTGAGGATATGTTGGTTGAAATGGCTATGAAATTGAAGTTAGAAGGTTATACACCAGATACAAATGAGGTTTTGCTTGATGTTGatgaaaaagagaaggaaagtATTCGGTTTAGACATAGTGAGAAGCTAGCCATTTCCTCCATTTTTGTAAGTGAAAGAGTTACACTTAGCCAAATTCAAAAATCGAAAAAAAGTTTTTAA
- the LOC103496829 gene encoding kirola-like: MSQSYSIVAMVELKSHIEKFYGFFKNHVGDLVNLFPDLYQSIHLVEGQYFSVGSVILFKYHLGADQVVSEKWLVRGVDDAKKCIIYEAVEGDMQKYYKVLRTKLEVVNRRSSKIGKGSFAKWTVEFEKANENVPSPDSHMEIFVKISKGIDAYLSKQLIKP, translated from the exons ATGAGCCAAAGTTATAGCATTGTTGCGATGGTTGAGCTAAAATCTCACATTGAGAAGTTCTATGGCTTCTTCAAAAACCATGTGGGAGATTTGGTCAATCTATTTCCAGATTTATACCAAAGCATTCACCTTGTAGAAGGCCAATATTTCTCTGTTGGATCTGTTATACTATTTAAATACCATCTTG GAGCCGATCAAGTTGTTTCAGAAAAATGGTTAGTGAGAGGTGTGGAtgatgcaaaaaaatgcataaTCTATGAAGCTGTTGAAGGAGACATGCAAAAGTATTACAAAGTTCTTAGAACAAAGCTGGAAGTTGTTAATAGAAGATCAAGCAAAATAGGAAAAGGAAGCTTCGCAAAATGGACTGTTGAGTTTGAAAAGGCTAATGAGAATGTGCCTTCACCTGACAGCCACATGGAAATTTTTGTCAAAATTTCCAAAGGAATTGATGCTTATCTTTCCAAACAACTAATTAAACCCTAA